The Papaver somniferum cultivar HN1 chromosome 3, ASM357369v1, whole genome shotgun sequence genome includes a region encoding these proteins:
- the LOC113360322 gene encoding protein NRT1/ PTR FAMILY 5.10-like codes for MGLNGGSENQEHGQYESLLDRGDHKDGLGSQISSSICVVEGVVDYGGNELESNRSSHKVGIGGWRSAWFIIVAEILETMAYYGIASNLITYLTGPLHQSTAIAAFNINVWSGVVWMLPLVTAFIADSYLGRYRTILFSSLIYLMGFGLLTLSVVLPPAPVKNPTDCLKDIGTNVSCVSNSFQVILFFISLYLIAIGKAGFKPCAQAFGADQFDVRKQEEYTSKSSFFNWWLFGICVGSTLSRLIFIYIQENLSWSLGFGFPAVSMAVSLVVFLLGTRTYTFSVKVVKENPLLRIVEVYVVAVKNWKTASSSIAPQEEDWITVSNHGNRLRAHQFRFLDKVLMNNIGIDQLEDAKGVLRLVPIWITLVMYGVVSSQTLTFFTKQGHTMDRSVGGISIQIPAASLLILLSLSVVLFIPIYDWFCVPLARSFTGKPNGITMLQRMGCGLFLSMISMLVAAVVEKARLQTALDFGLIDNPKETIPMSVWWLAPQYILVGLSEVFTIVGIQEFFYDQVPDDMKSMGSSLSLCIYGVGEFFSGFLIFAIEKATKVSGHSSWFSDNLNRARLDSFYWLLAGLSALNLVAYIYFSKSYVYKN; via the exons atgggTCTTAATGGAGGAAGTGAAAATCAAGAACATGGTCAGTATGAATCTTTACTAGACCGGGGTGATCATAAAGATGGACTAGGAAGTCAGATTAGCAGTAGCATATGTGTAGTTGAAGGTGTGGTGGATTACGGAGGAAACGAATTGGAAAGTAATAGAAGTTCACATAAGGTTGGTATTGGTGGATGGAGATCGGCATGGTTCATAATTGTAGCCGAGATATTAGAAACCATGGCTTACTATGGAATTGCTTCAAACTTGATCACTTATCTAACTGGTCCACTCCATCAATCAACAGCTATAGCTGCTTTCAACATCAATGTTTGGTCTGGTGTTGTTTGGATGCTTCCTCTGGTTACCGCCTTCATCGCTGACTCTTATCTTGGCCGATATCGTACCATATTGTTCTCTTCTCTTATCTATCTTATG GGATTTGGATTGTTAACTCTATCAGTTGTGCTTCCTCCTGCACCTGTAAAGAATCCGACAGATTGCCTTAAGGACATAGGAACCAATGTCTCATGTGTTTCTAATTCTTTCCAAGTCATCctctttttcatttctttgtacCTCATAGCAATTGGGAAGGCTGGATTTAAGCCATGTGCACAAGCATTTGGAGCTGACCAGTTTGATGTACGTAAACAAGAAGAATACACATCCAAAAGCTCGTTTTTCAATTGGTGGCTTTTCGGGATATGTGTTGGCAGTACTCTTTCTCGTTTGATCTTTATATATATTCAAGAAAACTTGAGTTGGAGTCTGGGTTTCGGTTTTCCTGCCGTTTCCATGGCCGTATCACTCGTTGTTTTCTTGCTTGGAACCAGAACTTATACTTTTAGTGTTAAAGTGGTCAAGGAAAACCCGTTATTAAGAATAGTTGAAGTCTATGTAGTTGCCGTAAAGAACTGGAAAACTGCCTCATCCTCAATTGCTCCGCAAGAGGAGGACTGGATCACAGTGTCCAATCATGGTAATCGTCTTCGAGCTCACCAGTTCAG GTTCTTGGACAAAGTGTTGATGAATAATATCGGCATCGATCAACTCGAAGATGCCAAAGGGGTCCTGCGTTTAGTACCAATATGGATTACACTTGTGATGTACGGAGTTGTGTCTTCTCAAACCCTGACCTTCTTCACTAAGCAAGGGCACACCATGGACAGATCAGTGGGGGGGATAAGCATCCAGATACCAGCTGCATCACTTTTAATCCTCCTCTCCTTGTCTGTTGTTCTTTTTATTCCCATTTACGATTGGTTTTGTGTTCCTTTAGCTCGATCTTTCACTGGCAAACCTAACGGCATAACGATGCTTCAGAGAATGGGTTGCGGGTTGTTTCTATCTATGATATCCATGTTGGTAGCTGCTGTAGTTGAGAAAGCAAGACTTCAAACTGCTCTTGATTTCGGACTAATCGACAATCCTAAAGAAACAATTCCTATGAGCGTGTGGTGGTTGGCTCCTCAGTACATATTGGTCGGTCTTTCCGAGGTTTTCACCATAGTTGGCATACAGGAATTCTTTTATGATCAAGTACCCGATGATATGAAGAGTATGGGCAGTTCCCTTAGCCTTTGCATATATGGTGTTGGGGAGTTTTTCAGTGGGTTTCTCATCTTTGCTATTGAGAAGGCAACTAAAGTTAGCGGTCATTCTAGTTGGTTTTCTGACAATCTAAATCGTGCACGTCTTGATTCTTTCTACTGGCTTCTTGCTGGACTTAGTGCACTAAACTTAGTAGCTTACatctatttttcaaaatcttatgtatataagaattga